The genomic stretch CGACGGGCTTTCGCAGCGCCTCTTGGCCCTTGCCTTGAAATGCGGCCTGCTCGAGGAAAGCCTTTCGCGAAAAAATCCCCGGGAGGCCGCCGCCACGGGCCGGATCTTGGCCGAGGTCAACCGCGCCATCCAAGAGACGCGCGAGATCTCCCGCAGCCTGGCGCCCGTCGCCCTCGGCAAAAATCGCCTGGGCCCCGCGCTGCAGGAGCTGTTCCATTTCGTCCGCAATCAATTCCGCGTCGCCGTCCGGGCCCGCGGCCTCCCGCGCGACTTCGGCCTGGACGCCGACTCCTCGGTCCATCTCTACCGTATCGTGCAGGAAGCCCTGACCAACGCCGTCCGCCATGGCCGCGCCAAGCGTATTGAAGTTTCCGTGCGAAAAGGAAAAAATGGCGGCCTGACCCTGAAGGTCCGCGACCGCGGCAAGGGCTTGCCGCGCCGGATCGGCGCCGGAGGGATGGGACTCGCCACCATGCGTTACCGCGCCGAATTGCTGGGCGGAAGTTTCGAGCTCCGCAATGCCGCCGGCGGCGGCGCCGAGCTGAGCCTGACCCTGCCCACGTCGAAACGAAGGAGCCCGCGATGAGCGCCCAAAAGATCTCCAAACCCAAGGCCGAGCCGACCTCCGTCCTGGTGGTCGACGACCACCCCGTCGTGCGCCAAGGCCTCGCGCAGGCCTTGCGCCGCAGCCGCGAATTCAAGGTCTGCGGCCTCGCCGCCGACGCCGAGGGCTGCTGGCGGGCCCTCGAGTCCGAGCGCCCGCGGCTTTTGCTCCTCGACCTGTCCTTGGGCGGCGCTTTGGCCTTCGACCTCATCCGCCGCGCCCGCCGCGCCTATCCCGAGCTCGGCATCCTCGTCATCTCGATGCAAAATGAGGCCTTCTTCGCCCAGCAGGCCATGGACGCGGGCGCCGACGGCTACATCATCAAGGAGGAGGCCACGGCGCGCATCCTCCATGCCTTGCGCCGCGTCCGCGAACGCAAGACCTATATCAGCTTTCCCGTAATGAAGAAGATGCTCTACCAATACGCGGAGGAAGGGAAAGGCAAGGACCCGGTCCGCAAGCTGAGCGCCCGCGAGTTTCAGGTCTTCCGGATGCTGGGCGAGGGTCGCAGCAGTCGGGACATCGCCAAGGAGCTCGCCGTGGGGATCAAGACCGTCGAGACCTATTGCGCGCGGGTGAAGCAGAAGCTCCAGCTGCAAAGCGCGAAGGAGCTCTTGAAGCACGCACTGCGCTGGCAGCCCCGGCTGTAGGGTTTTCACCGACAGCCTCTTCCCGCCCTCCCTTCAATCTCTCCTCGGTTTCGGCCCCAAGGACGTTTTTCCGAAAAAAAATCCACCTCCTCCCGTGTCGGGTTTTCACGGACGCCGCCCGGACTTCTCTTGCCGCCTGACGGCGCGCGAATTTCTCCGTCGAGGAATTTGCCGCGCCAGCTGCGACTCTCCGCCGGCAAATTCTCCTTTACAAGCCGCGGGGCGCCTCCGTCCGCGGCGGCGGGCGGCGACGTGGCGCCCTCGCCACCGCGCACCACCGCTTGACCCTCGCGGGGACTCCTCGACAATGTCCGAAACATCCAAACACGGGGAGGTACAAAATGCTGAAGCGAAAATTCGCCGCGCTCTTATCCGCGCTCACCCTCACGCTGGCCGCCGGCACCGCCGCGGCCTCGGGCCTGCAGACGCCCCTGCCGCCCTGGGGCCCGGACGACGAGGCGGGCAACAGCAACACGCAGGGCTATTCCACTTATTTCCGGGCAGCCCTGCAAATGCTCCGGCCCGGCGCCAAGGCCTATCGCCTGGCCCATCTCTTCTCCGGCAATATGCCCCAATCGCCCTTCGCGGCACCCTGGGAACAGAGCTCCAATCCCACCGCATTCATCCCACCCTTCCTGCACGCCGCCAACAGCGAGATCATCTCCGGCGACATCGGGAACCAGGGCACCCAGATGGATGGCCTCGGCCACTTCGGCTACAAGCCCGATGCGAGCAGCGACGAGGTGCTCTATTACAACGGCTTCACGCAGGAGGAAGTCAAAGGACCCGACGGTCTATTGAAGCTGGGCATCGAGAAAAGCAAGCCGATCGTCACCACCGCGATCCTGCTCGACGCGCAGAAACACCTGAACGGCGGGGTGCCGATGAGCGCCGGCCAGCTGATCACCGCCGACGACATCGAGTACATGATCGCCGCGCAGCGCCTGCGCCCGCTGCTCCCGGGCGACGTGCTCTTCATCTACACCGGCTGGAGCGAATTGTGGGAGGACGACAACCCGAACCCCTTCCAGACCCAGTACTACAGCGCGGGTCCGGGTCTGTCCTACGACGCGGCCCTGTACCTGGAGGAGAAGGTCGTGACCCTGGTCGGTCTCGACAATCCCTTCACCGATCCGGTGAACCA from Deltaproteobacteria bacterium PRO3 encodes the following:
- a CDS encoding PAS domain S-box protein; the encoded protein is MKKSAGILGTLLNAPEVMIWMTDERHLCVYVNAAVLNYTGKKAHEMMGLDWMSIVHPDDLEMVRRNHAEARRRPHNFRQEYRVVAPGGEPRWALDLSIARFDRRKKFLGYIGVVTDITEQKREELQLRSERRALERQVLEIADREQRRLGQDLHDGLSQRLLALALKCGLLEESLSRKNPREAAATGRILAEVNRAIQETREISRSLAPVALGKNRLGPALQELFHFVRNQFRVAVRARGLPRDFGLDADSSVHLYRIVQEALTNAVRHGRAKRIEVSVRKGKNGGLTLKVRDRGKGLPRRIGAGGMGLATMRYRAELLGGSFELRNAAGGGAELSLTLPTSKRRSPR
- a CDS encoding response regulator transcription factor, yielding MSAQKISKPKAEPTSVLVVDDHPVVRQGLAQALRRSREFKVCGLAADAEGCWRALESERPRLLLLDLSLGGALAFDLIRRARRAYPELGILVISMQNEAFFAQQAMDAGADGYIIKEEATARILHALRRVRERKTYISFPVMKKMLYQYAEEGKGKDPVRKLSAREFQVFRMLGEGRSSRDIAKELAVGIKTVETYCARVKQKLQLQSAKELLKHALRWQPRL
- a CDS encoding cyclase family protein; this encodes MLKRKFAALLSALTLTLAAGTAAASGLQTPLPPWGPDDEAGNSNTQGYSTYFRAALQMLRPGAKAYRLAHLFSGNMPQSPFAAPWEQSSNPTAFIPPFLHAANSEIISGDIGNQGTQMDGLGHFGYKPDASSDEVLYYNGFTQEEVKGPDGLLKLGIEKSKPIVTTAILLDAQKHLNGGVPMSAGQLITADDIEYMIAAQRLRPLLPGDVLFIYTGWSELWEDDNPNPFQTQYYSAGPGLSYDAALYLEEKVVTLVGLDNPFTDPVNQGFLQGQAPPPAGTPPGLPFAVHHHNLTQAGIYQIQNVNLKALAQNRVYLSAVFISPLPIRGGSGSPVAPIAIGAPWPF